Proteins from a single region of Electrophorus electricus isolate fEleEle1 chromosome 5, fEleEle1.pri, whole genome shotgun sequence:
- the LOC113573845 gene encoding transcription factor 24 — translation MDGNGPMTIMDESPTSSPNSSPSPDMSSDRRRAEALSRSRVVSGSGLGSRGRPAAANAARERSRVQTLRHAFLELQRTLPSVPPDTKLSKLDVLILATTYIAHLTRTLQEEGMEEGDSTKQTEALNSLKGDGYLHPVKKWPMRSRLYIGATGQFLGSSGQNENQGASSSSQT, via the exons ATGGATGGAAATGGACCTATGACAATTATGGATGAGAGCCCCACATCCAGTCCGAACTCCAGCCCGAGCCCTGACATGTCTTCCGACAGGAGACGCGCAGAGGCCCTGTCGCGATCCAGGGTGGTCTCGGGCAGTGGTCTCGGTAGCAGAGGGCGTCCGGCTGCAGCAAACGCCGCGCGGGAAAGGAGTCGTGTGCAGACTCTGAGACACGCGTTCCTGGAACTACAGCGAACACTACCATCCGTGCCACCAGACACTAAGCTCTCAAAACTCGACGTCTTGATATTAGCCACCACGTATATAGCTCATTTGACTAGAACCTTACAAGAAGAGGGGATGGAGGAGGGcgacagcacaaaacaaaccgAAGCATTAAATTCACTTAAAGGCGACGGTTACCTACATCCTGTGAAA aaATGGCCCATGCGCTCAAGGTTGTACATCGGTGCCACTGGCCAGTTCCTGGGTAGC